A portion of the Betta splendens chromosome 2, fBetSpl5.4, whole genome shotgun sequence genome contains these proteins:
- the krcp gene encoding kelch repeat-containing protein gives MEDFGVYAVFGVNGPPQRLLSAHGSCKVRVAVPPSVHQVVLFSSGPWGQRICVNAELNDAERMPITIGKLTPYNRCLSWEQWEEETWTDSVTLDVALEGGNQGKSVSSEPELVLAMTEYTPKETIAPLTSQEHKGKRKRAQMSDEDDDENKDLKTGEDENLCPNGSKTTPIRKARGQAKGQKLLSSGGDATKIKGTANGEDAQGIVGKTPPHSAARAKSRQARTPTQAVAALISPSGRWGQTLCPIDAQTAILAGGQGARMHFCKDPMWKLCTEDMSWVAAETLAEGPTPEARIGHTSVFDPASKRIFVFGGSKNKKWFNDVHILDTQTWKWSMVEAQGKVPPLAYHSCSMFRGELFVLGGVFPRPNPEPDGCSDSLYIFDPHLSIWYEPIVTGDKPSPRSGHSACVMQERKIYVFGGWDTPVCYNDMYMLDLGLMEFSAVKTKGKAPSPRSWHGSAVLSDTKFLIHGGYNGNNALSDAFIFDTDSNSWTEVKLPQLAVPRAGHSIITMETGGHPRFSENDGDAAMDPVPVGGTLLVFGGGDNEGNFYSDLTTVAVEELLGAV, from the exons ATGGAGGATTTCGGTGTTTATGCGGTTTTCGGGGTGAACGGACCGCCTCAACGACTACTGAG TGCCCATGGTTCGTGCAAGGTCCGTGTTGCAGTTCCCCCAAGTGTCCACCAGGTGGTGTTGTTCAGTAGCGGGCCGTGGGGGCAAAGGATCTGCGTCAACGCGGAGCTCAACGATGCTGAGCGGATGCCCATCACCATCGGCAAACTGACTCCTTATAACAG GTGTCTGTcatgggagcagtgggaggaggagacgtggaCAGACAGTGTGACACTGGATGTGGCTCTGGAGGGAGGAAACCAG GGAAAATCAGTTTCGTCAGAACCAGAACTCGTGCTTGCCATGACGGAATACACACCAAAG GAAACCATAGCTCCTCTCACATCCCAAGAGCACAAGGGCAAAAGGAAGAGGGCACAGATGAGTGATGAAGACGATGACGAAAATAAGGATTTGAAGACAGGAGAGGATGAGAACTTGTGTCCCAATGGTTCCAAGACCACACCAATACGAAAAGCCAGAGGTCAAGCCAAAGGGCAGAAGCTGCTCAGCAGTGGAGGAGATGCAACCAAGATAAAGGGGACTG CTAATGGAGAAGATGCGCAAGGAATTGTGGGAAAAACACCTCCTCACAGTGCAGCCAGGGCGAAGAGTAGGCAGGCCAGGACACCCACACAGGCCG ttGCCGCTCTGATCAGCCCATCAGGACGCTGGGGTCAGACGCTGTGTCCCATTGATGCTCAAACAGCCATTCTTGCTGGAGGACAGGGAGCCAGGATGCACTTCTGCAAAGATCCCATGTGGAAGCTTTGCACTG AGGACATGTCCTGGGTGGCCGCAGAGACTCTGGCAGAGGGTCCAACGCCTGAGGCCAGAATCGGCCACACCTCTGTTTTTGACCCTGCCTCAAAGCGTATATTTGTGTTTGGAGGTTCTAAGAACAAGAAGTGGTTCAATGACGTTCATATTCTGGACACGCAGACATGGAAGTGGTCGATGGTGGAG GCTCAGGGTAAGGTTCCTCCTCTGGCCTACCACAGCTGCAGCATGTTTCGTGGTGAACTCTTTGTGTTGGGCGGAGTCTTCCCTCGTCCCAACCCGGAGCCAGACGGCTGCAGTGACTCGCTGTACATCTTCGACCCCCACCTCTCCATCTGGTACGAGCCCATAGTCACAGGAGACAAACCCTCCCCTCGCTCCGG CCATTCTGCATGTGTGATGCAGGAGAGGAAGATCTATGTCTTTGGTGGATGGGACACTCCTGTATGCTACAATGACATGTACATGTTGGACCTCG gTCTGATGGAGTTTTCTGCagtgaaaacaaaaggaaaagctCCCTCTCCTCGAAG CTGGCACGGCAGCGCTGTGCTCTCGGACACAAAGTTCCTGATCCACGGAGGCTACAATGGAAACAACGCGCTCAGTGACGCCTTCATCTTTGATACAG ACTCCAACAGCTGGACAGAGGTGAAGCTCCCTCAGCTGGCTGTTCCCAGGGCGGGCCACTCCATCATTACAATGGAGACGGGAGGTCACCCCCGTTTCTCAGAGAATGACGGAGACGCGGCTATGGACCCCGTCCCCGTCGGTGGAACGTTGTTGGTGTTCGGAGGCGGTGACAACGAGGGTAACTTCTACTCTGACCTCACCACCGTcgctgtggaggagctgctagGTGCCGTCTGA